One window of Anas platyrhynchos isolate ZD024472 breed Pekin duck chromosome 11, IASCAAS_PekinDuck_T2T, whole genome shotgun sequence genomic DNA carries:
- the STOML1 gene encoding stomatin-like protein 1 isoform X2: MFSRSGYQALPLGDFDRFQQSSIGLYGAQKGFFSFGAKQDPLAPAGNGAESSQGWLAWICHGIITSLVFLLMVVTFPISGWFALKIVPAYERMIIFRLGRIRAPQGPGVVLLLPFIDHWQRVDLRTRAFNVPPCKLTSRDGAVISMGADVQFRVWDPVLSVLVVKDLVAATRMTAQNAMTKALGKKSLREIHAERLHIGEQLLLDINDMTKSWGLEVDRVELTMEAVLQPPRDTPVGPLATVPPVAGLDGTAQQLAAHLLGTTLALASSVPTAPEADSVETVSEVEPAGAPHLARRTPSADELLAAVEPVLCEALVGQVGASFQVDIALPGGARSSYFIDLSSGSGRAGRGVPQGSPDVVLELSEKDLQDLVLGELRPLSAYMSGRLQVRGDLHLALKLEELFKAMKQRR, translated from the exons ATGTTCAGCCGCTCGGGGTACCAGGCTCTGCCCCTGGGGGACTTCGACCGCTTCCAGCAGTCCAGCATCGGGCTCTACGGTGCCCAGAAGGGCTTCTTCTCCTTTGGGGCCAAGCAGGACCCCCTGGCACCGGCTGGGAATGGTGCAG agtCCTCCCAGGGCTGGCTGGCCTGGATCTGCCACGGCatcatcacctccctggtcttCCTGCTGATGGTCGTCACCTTCCCCATCTCGGGCTGGTTCGCCTTGAAG ATCGTGCCCGCCTACGAGCGAATGATCATTTTCCGCCTGGGCCGCATCCGGGCGCCGCAGGGACCCGGcgtggtcctgctgctgcccttcatCGACCACTGGCAGCGCGTGGACCTGAGGACCAGGGCCTTCAACGTGCCCCCCTGCAAG ctgacCTCCAGGGACGGGGCGGTGATCTCCATGGGTGCCGACGTCCAGTTCCGCGTGTGGGACCCGGTGCTGTCCGTGCTGGTGGTGAAGGACCTCGTGGCGGCCACGCGCATGACGGCGCAGAACGCCATGACCAAGGCGCTGGGCAAGAAGAGCCTGCGGGAGATCCACGCCGAGAGGCTGCACATcggggagcagctgctg ctggacaTCAACGACATGACCAAGTCCTGGGGCCTGGAGGTGGACCGCGTGGAGCTGACCatggaggctgtgctgcagcccccccgtgacACCCCTGTGGGACCTCTGGCCACCGTGCCCCCGGTGGCCGGGCTGGACGGCACCGCGCAGCAGCTGGCTGCCCACCTCCTCGGCACCACCCTGGCGCTGGCCAGCAGCGTGCCCACCGCCCCCGAGGCAG ACAGCGTGGAGACGGTGAGCGAGGTGGAGCCTGCCGGCGCTCCCCACCTCGCCCGGAGGACGCCAAGCGCGGACGAGCTGCTGGCGGCGGTGGAGCCCGTCCTCTGCGAGGCCCTGGTGGGCCAGGTGGGAGCATCCTTCCAGGTGGACATCGCCCTGCCCGGCGGCGCACGCAGCTCCTACTTCATCGACCTCTCCTCAG gcagcgggcGGGCTGGCCGCGGCGTCCCCCAGGGCAGCCCCGACGTCGTCCTGGAGCTGTCGGAGAAGGACCTGCAGGACCTGGTCCTGGGCGAGCTGCGCCCCCTGAGCGCCTACATGAGCGGGCGGCTGCAGGTGAGGGGCGACCTGCACCTCGCCCTGAAGCTGGAGGAGCTCTTCAAGGCGATGAAGCAGCGCAGATAG
- the STOML1 gene encoding stomatin-like protein 1 isoform X1 produces MFSRSGYQALPLGDFDRFQQSSIGLYGAQKGFFSFGAKQDPLAPAGNGAESSQGWLAWICHGIITSLVFLLMVVTFPISGWFALKIVPAYERMIIFRLGRIRAPQGPGVVLLLPFIDHWQRVDLRTRAFNVPPCKLTSRDGAVISMGADVQFRVWDPVLSVLVVKDLVAATRMTAQNAMTKALGKKSLREIHAERLHIGEQLLLDINDMTKSWGLEVDRVELTMEAVLQPPRDTPVGPLATVPPVAGLDGTAQQLAAHLLGTTLALASSVPTAPEAADSVETVSEVEPAGAPHLARRTPSADELLAAVEPVLCEALVGQVGASFQVDIALPGGARSSYFIDLSSGSGRAGRGVPQGSPDVVLELSEKDLQDLVLGELRPLSAYMSGRLQVRGDLHLALKLEELFKAMKQRR; encoded by the exons ATGTTCAGCCGCTCGGGGTACCAGGCTCTGCCCCTGGGGGACTTCGACCGCTTCCAGCAGTCCAGCATCGGGCTCTACGGTGCCCAGAAGGGCTTCTTCTCCTTTGGGGCCAAGCAGGACCCCCTGGCACCGGCTGGGAATGGTGCAG agtCCTCCCAGGGCTGGCTGGCCTGGATCTGCCACGGCatcatcacctccctggtcttCCTGCTGATGGTCGTCACCTTCCCCATCTCGGGCTGGTTCGCCTTGAAG ATCGTGCCCGCCTACGAGCGAATGATCATTTTCCGCCTGGGCCGCATCCGGGCGCCGCAGGGACCCGGcgtggtcctgctgctgcccttcatCGACCACTGGCAGCGCGTGGACCTGAGGACCAGGGCCTTCAACGTGCCCCCCTGCAAG ctgacCTCCAGGGACGGGGCGGTGATCTCCATGGGTGCCGACGTCCAGTTCCGCGTGTGGGACCCGGTGCTGTCCGTGCTGGTGGTGAAGGACCTCGTGGCGGCCACGCGCATGACGGCGCAGAACGCCATGACCAAGGCGCTGGGCAAGAAGAGCCTGCGGGAGATCCACGCCGAGAGGCTGCACATcggggagcagctgctg ctggacaTCAACGACATGACCAAGTCCTGGGGCCTGGAGGTGGACCGCGTGGAGCTGACCatggaggctgtgctgcagcccccccgtgacACCCCTGTGGGACCTCTGGCCACCGTGCCCCCGGTGGCCGGGCTGGACGGCACCGCGCAGCAGCTGGCTGCCCACCTCCTCGGCACCACCCTGGCGCTGGCCAGCAGCGTGCCCACCGCCCCCGAGGCAG cagACAGCGTGGAGACGGTGAGCGAGGTGGAGCCTGCCGGCGCTCCCCACCTCGCCCGGAGGACGCCAAGCGCGGACGAGCTGCTGGCGGCGGTGGAGCCCGTCCTCTGCGAGGCCCTGGTGGGCCAGGTGGGAGCATCCTTCCAGGTGGACATCGCCCTGCCCGGCGGCGCACGCAGCTCCTACTTCATCGACCTCTCCTCAG gcagcgggcGGGCTGGCCGCGGCGTCCCCCAGGGCAGCCCCGACGTCGTCCTGGAGCTGTCGGAGAAGGACCTGCAGGACCTGGTCCTGGGCGAGCTGCGCCCCCTGAGCGCCTACATGAGCGGGCGGCTGCAGGTGAGGGGCGACCTGCACCTCGCCCTGAAGCTGGAGGAGCTCTTCAAGGCGATGAAGCAGCGCAGATAG
- the PML gene encoding protein PML isoform X1, whose product MRMLAARKEAAPGASWSARHVAADGTAPKGSGLAPPPPPPAARRNESLSPQPAPPATRMPGSTEPPRPSGTPDAGPAASTEPSVPMEPAPPRPQEQEEEEDFQFVLCEGCRQESPSLKLLTCLHSLCLGCLSEKKPVGQCPVCQEPIPQPNGIPEVDNVLFASLQARLRVYHRIVGGALSCSRCRSEPAAVWCSECEEFLCPGCFEDHQWFFKKRSHEARKVEELRAESAHRFLEGTKKSCTLFCSSHGHTEQGHITSIYCKKCEKALCCSCALLDAQHSPFYCDIRTEIQRRQEELAAAGRELAHRRGGFEASRAALQEEAARLEAASGETRELIRQRVEQLVRLVRREEAELLGLVERRREQGRRELAGELRRVEGVLRRMEAGERLVEKMRLYATEQEVMDMQPFVREALRELQRLRPPAARGRAQHGDFAECRARLQALAERVEAHAGTSSQAVPVVEVALENDQQEEPTQRGSPGIVPTFTISLGDMQVSVLPTATARCKRWRPQVERGSQASPKVLKLEHNATADPSEPSSTQRDSRGEPSTSATSHNCSSVPKAGRSHADDAEDNSIIISSEDSEEDTVVSVTPDLPPC is encoded by the exons ATGAGGATGCTGGCGGCGAGGAAGGAGGCAGCTCCCGGCGCTTCCTGGTCCGCACGTCATGTGGCTGCTGACGGCACCGCACCGAAAGGCTCCGGGCTGG ctcctcctcctcctcccccggcTGCCCGAAGAAACGAAAGTTTGAGCCCTCAGCCGGCCCCCCCCGCCACCCGCATGCCTGGCAGCACCGAACCCCCCCGGCCCTCTGGGACCCCTGACG ccggccccgctgcctccACGGAGCCTTCAGTCCCCATGGAGCCGGCACCCCCCCGGCCAcaagagcaggaggaagaggaggatttCCAGTTCGTCCTGTGCGAGGGCTGCCGGCAGGAATCGCCCAGCCTGAAGCTCCTCACCTGCCTGCACAGCCTGTGCCTGGGCTGCCTGAGCGAGAAGAAGCCGGTGGGGCAGTGCCCCGTGTGCCAGGAGCCCATCCCGCAGCCCAACGGCATCCCCGAGGTGGACAACGTGCTCTTTGCCAGCCTGCAGGCCAGGCTGCGCGTCTACCACAGGATCGTTGGCGGGGCGCTGAGCTGCAGCCGCTGCCGCAGCGAGCCAGCAGCCGTCTGGTGCTCCGAGTGCGAGGAGTTCCTGTGCCCCGGCTGCTTTGAGGACCACCAGTGGTTCTTCAAGAAGAGGAGCCACGAGGCCAGGAAGGTGGAGGAGCTGCGGGCCGAGTCGGCGCATCGCTTCCTGGAGGGCACCAAGAAGTCCTGCACCCTCTTCTGCTCCAGTCACGGCCACACCGAGCAGGGCCACATCACCAG CATCTACTGCAAGAAGTGCGAGAAGGCGCTGTGCTGCTCGTGCGCCCTGCTGGACGCCCAGCACTCACCTTTCTACTGCGACATCCGCACCGAGATCCAGCggcggcaggaggagctggcggCCGCCGGGCGGGAGCTGGCGCACCGGCGGGGCGGCTTCGAGGCGTCGCGCGCGGCGCTGCAGGAGGAGGCCGCCCGGCTGGAGGCGGCGAGCGGCGAGACGCGGGAGCTGATCCGGCAGCGCGTGGAGcagctggtgcggctggtgcgGCGCGAGGAGGccgagctgctggggctggtggagcGGCGGCGGGAGCAGGGCCGGCGGGAGCTGGCGGGGGAGCTGCGGCGCGTGGAGGGCGTGCTGCGGCGGATGGAGGCGGGCGAGCGGCTGGTGGAGAAGATGAGGCTGTACGCCACGGAGCAGGAGGTGATGGACATGCAGCCCTTCGTCAGGGAGGCGCTGCGGGAGCTGCAGCGGCTGCGGCCACCGGCGGCCAGGGGCCGAGCGCAGCACGGGGACTTCGCCGAGTGCCGCGCCAGGCTGCAGGCGCTGGCCGAGCGCGTCGAGGCGCACGCAG GTACCTCTTCCCAGGCTGTCCCCGTGGTCGAGGTGGCCCTGGAGAATGACCAG CAAGAGGAGCCCACCCAGCGTGGGAGCCCAGGCATCGTGCCCACCTTCACCATCAGCCTCGGGGACATGCAGGTGAGTGTG ctccccactgCCACCGCACGGTGCAAGCGCTGGCGGCCCCAGGTGGAAAGGGGCAGCCAGGCGTCACCCAAGGTGCTGAAGCTGGAGCACAACGCCACGGCGGATCCCAGTGAGCCCAGTTCAACCCAGCGGGACAGCAGGGGAGAGCCCAGCACCTCCGCCACCAGCCACAACTGCAGCAGCGTCCCCAAGGCTGGCAGGAGCCACGCTGATGATGCAG AAGACAACAGCATCATCATCAGCTCAGAGGACAGCGAGGAGGACACGGTGGTGAGCGTGACGCCGGACCTGCCTCCCTGCTGA
- the PML gene encoding protein PML isoform X2: MRMLAARKEAAPGASWSARHVAADGTAPKGSGLAPPPPPPAARRNESLSPQPAPPATRMPGSTEPPRPSGTPDAGPAASTEPSVPMEPAPPRPQEQEEEEDFQFVLCEGCRQESPSLKLLTCLHSLCLGCLSEKKPVGQCPVCQEPIPQPNGIPEVDNVLFASLQARLRVYHRIVGGALSCSRCRSEPAAVWCSECEEFLCPGCFEDHQWFFKKRSHEARKVEELRAESAHRFLEGTKKSCTLFCSSHGHTEQGHITSIYCKKCEKALCCSCALLDAQHSPFYCDIRTEIQRRQEELAAAGRELAHRRGGFEASRAALQEEAARLEAASGETRELIRQRVEQLVRLVRREEAELLGLVERRREQGRRELAGELRRVEGVLRRMEAGERLVEKMRLYATEQEVMDMQPFVREALRELQRLRPPAARGRAQHGDFAECRARLQALAERVEAHAGTSSQAVPVVEVALENDQQEEPTQRGSPGIVPTFTISLGDMQLPTATARCKRWRPQVERGSQASPKVLKLEHNATADPSEPSSTQRDSRGEPSTSATSHNCSSVPKAGRSHADDAEDNSIIISSEDSEEDTVVSVTPDLPPC; encoded by the exons ATGAGGATGCTGGCGGCGAGGAAGGAGGCAGCTCCCGGCGCTTCCTGGTCCGCACGTCATGTGGCTGCTGACGGCACCGCACCGAAAGGCTCCGGGCTGG ctcctcctcctcctcccccggcTGCCCGAAGAAACGAAAGTTTGAGCCCTCAGCCGGCCCCCCCCGCCACCCGCATGCCTGGCAGCACCGAACCCCCCCGGCCCTCTGGGACCCCTGACG ccggccccgctgcctccACGGAGCCTTCAGTCCCCATGGAGCCGGCACCCCCCCGGCCAcaagagcaggaggaagaggaggatttCCAGTTCGTCCTGTGCGAGGGCTGCCGGCAGGAATCGCCCAGCCTGAAGCTCCTCACCTGCCTGCACAGCCTGTGCCTGGGCTGCCTGAGCGAGAAGAAGCCGGTGGGGCAGTGCCCCGTGTGCCAGGAGCCCATCCCGCAGCCCAACGGCATCCCCGAGGTGGACAACGTGCTCTTTGCCAGCCTGCAGGCCAGGCTGCGCGTCTACCACAGGATCGTTGGCGGGGCGCTGAGCTGCAGCCGCTGCCGCAGCGAGCCAGCAGCCGTCTGGTGCTCCGAGTGCGAGGAGTTCCTGTGCCCCGGCTGCTTTGAGGACCACCAGTGGTTCTTCAAGAAGAGGAGCCACGAGGCCAGGAAGGTGGAGGAGCTGCGGGCCGAGTCGGCGCATCGCTTCCTGGAGGGCACCAAGAAGTCCTGCACCCTCTTCTGCTCCAGTCACGGCCACACCGAGCAGGGCCACATCACCAG CATCTACTGCAAGAAGTGCGAGAAGGCGCTGTGCTGCTCGTGCGCCCTGCTGGACGCCCAGCACTCACCTTTCTACTGCGACATCCGCACCGAGATCCAGCggcggcaggaggagctggcggCCGCCGGGCGGGAGCTGGCGCACCGGCGGGGCGGCTTCGAGGCGTCGCGCGCGGCGCTGCAGGAGGAGGCCGCCCGGCTGGAGGCGGCGAGCGGCGAGACGCGGGAGCTGATCCGGCAGCGCGTGGAGcagctggtgcggctggtgcgGCGCGAGGAGGccgagctgctggggctggtggagcGGCGGCGGGAGCAGGGCCGGCGGGAGCTGGCGGGGGAGCTGCGGCGCGTGGAGGGCGTGCTGCGGCGGATGGAGGCGGGCGAGCGGCTGGTGGAGAAGATGAGGCTGTACGCCACGGAGCAGGAGGTGATGGACATGCAGCCCTTCGTCAGGGAGGCGCTGCGGGAGCTGCAGCGGCTGCGGCCACCGGCGGCCAGGGGCCGAGCGCAGCACGGGGACTTCGCCGAGTGCCGCGCCAGGCTGCAGGCGCTGGCCGAGCGCGTCGAGGCGCACGCAG GTACCTCTTCCCAGGCTGTCCCCGTGGTCGAGGTGGCCCTGGAGAATGACCAG CAAGAGGAGCCCACCCAGCGTGGGAGCCCAGGCATCGTGCCCACCTTCACCATCAGCCTCGGGGACATGCAG ctccccactgCCACCGCACGGTGCAAGCGCTGGCGGCCCCAGGTGGAAAGGGGCAGCCAGGCGTCACCCAAGGTGCTGAAGCTGGAGCACAACGCCACGGCGGATCCCAGTGAGCCCAGTTCAACCCAGCGGGACAGCAGGGGAGAGCCCAGCACCTCCGCCACCAGCCACAACTGCAGCAGCGTCCCCAAGGCTGGCAGGAGCCACGCTGATGATGCAG AAGACAACAGCATCATCATCAGCTCAGAGGACAGCGAGGAGGACACGGTGGTGAGCGTGACGCCGGACCTGCCTCCCTGCTGA
- the PML gene encoding protein PML isoform X3 produces MPGSTEPPRPSGTPDAGPAASTEPSVPMEPAPPRPQEQEEEEDFQFVLCEGCRQESPSLKLLTCLHSLCLGCLSEKKPVGQCPVCQEPIPQPNGIPEVDNVLFASLQARLRVYHRIVGGALSCSRCRSEPAAVWCSECEEFLCPGCFEDHQWFFKKRSHEARKVEELRAESAHRFLEGTKKSCTLFCSSHGHTEQGHITSIYCKKCEKALCCSCALLDAQHSPFYCDIRTEIQRRQEELAAAGRELAHRRGGFEASRAALQEEAARLEAASGETRELIRQRVEQLVRLVRREEAELLGLVERRREQGRRELAGELRRVEGVLRRMEAGERLVEKMRLYATEQEVMDMQPFVREALRELQRLRPPAARGRAQHGDFAECRARLQALAERVEAHAGTSSQAVPVVEVALENDQQEEPTQRGSPGIVPTFTISLGDMQVSVLPTATARCKRWRPQVERGSQASPKVLKLEHNATADPSEPSSTQRDSRGEPSTSATSHNCSSVPKAGRSHADDAEDNSIIISSEDSEEDTVVSVTPDLPPC; encoded by the exons ATGCCTGGCAGCACCGAACCCCCCCGGCCCTCTGGGACCCCTGACG ccggccccgctgcctccACGGAGCCTTCAGTCCCCATGGAGCCGGCACCCCCCCGGCCAcaagagcaggaggaagaggaggatttCCAGTTCGTCCTGTGCGAGGGCTGCCGGCAGGAATCGCCCAGCCTGAAGCTCCTCACCTGCCTGCACAGCCTGTGCCTGGGCTGCCTGAGCGAGAAGAAGCCGGTGGGGCAGTGCCCCGTGTGCCAGGAGCCCATCCCGCAGCCCAACGGCATCCCCGAGGTGGACAACGTGCTCTTTGCCAGCCTGCAGGCCAGGCTGCGCGTCTACCACAGGATCGTTGGCGGGGCGCTGAGCTGCAGCCGCTGCCGCAGCGAGCCAGCAGCCGTCTGGTGCTCCGAGTGCGAGGAGTTCCTGTGCCCCGGCTGCTTTGAGGACCACCAGTGGTTCTTCAAGAAGAGGAGCCACGAGGCCAGGAAGGTGGAGGAGCTGCGGGCCGAGTCGGCGCATCGCTTCCTGGAGGGCACCAAGAAGTCCTGCACCCTCTTCTGCTCCAGTCACGGCCACACCGAGCAGGGCCACATCACCAG CATCTACTGCAAGAAGTGCGAGAAGGCGCTGTGCTGCTCGTGCGCCCTGCTGGACGCCCAGCACTCACCTTTCTACTGCGACATCCGCACCGAGATCCAGCggcggcaggaggagctggcggCCGCCGGGCGGGAGCTGGCGCACCGGCGGGGCGGCTTCGAGGCGTCGCGCGCGGCGCTGCAGGAGGAGGCCGCCCGGCTGGAGGCGGCGAGCGGCGAGACGCGGGAGCTGATCCGGCAGCGCGTGGAGcagctggtgcggctggtgcgGCGCGAGGAGGccgagctgctggggctggtggagcGGCGGCGGGAGCAGGGCCGGCGGGAGCTGGCGGGGGAGCTGCGGCGCGTGGAGGGCGTGCTGCGGCGGATGGAGGCGGGCGAGCGGCTGGTGGAGAAGATGAGGCTGTACGCCACGGAGCAGGAGGTGATGGACATGCAGCCCTTCGTCAGGGAGGCGCTGCGGGAGCTGCAGCGGCTGCGGCCACCGGCGGCCAGGGGCCGAGCGCAGCACGGGGACTTCGCCGAGTGCCGCGCCAGGCTGCAGGCGCTGGCCGAGCGCGTCGAGGCGCACGCAG GTACCTCTTCCCAGGCTGTCCCCGTGGTCGAGGTGGCCCTGGAGAATGACCAG CAAGAGGAGCCCACCCAGCGTGGGAGCCCAGGCATCGTGCCCACCTTCACCATCAGCCTCGGGGACATGCAGGTGAGTGTG ctccccactgCCACCGCACGGTGCAAGCGCTGGCGGCCCCAGGTGGAAAGGGGCAGCCAGGCGTCACCCAAGGTGCTGAAGCTGGAGCACAACGCCACGGCGGATCCCAGTGAGCCCAGTTCAACCCAGCGGGACAGCAGGGGAGAGCCCAGCACCTCCGCCACCAGCCACAACTGCAGCAGCGTCCCCAAGGCTGGCAGGAGCCACGCTGATGATGCAG AAGACAACAGCATCATCATCAGCTCAGAGGACAGCGAGGAGGACACGGTGGTGAGCGTGACGCCGGACCTGCCTCCCTGCTGA
- the PML gene encoding protein PML isoform X4, whose product MEPAPPRPQEQEEEEDFQFVLCEGCRQESPSLKLLTCLHSLCLGCLSEKKPVGQCPVCQEPIPQPNGIPEVDNVLFASLQARLRVYHRIVGGALSCSRCRSEPAAVWCSECEEFLCPGCFEDHQWFFKKRSHEARKVEELRAESAHRFLEGTKKSCTLFCSSHGHTEQGHITSIYCKKCEKALCCSCALLDAQHSPFYCDIRTEIQRRQEELAAAGRELAHRRGGFEASRAALQEEAARLEAASGETRELIRQRVEQLVRLVRREEAELLGLVERRREQGRRELAGELRRVEGVLRRMEAGERLVEKMRLYATEQEVMDMQPFVREALRELQRLRPPAARGRAQHGDFAECRARLQALAERVEAHAGTSSQAVPVVEVALENDQQEEPTQRGSPGIVPTFTISLGDMQVSVLPTATARCKRWRPQVERGSQASPKVLKLEHNATADPSEPSSTQRDSRGEPSTSATSHNCSSVPKAGRSHADDAEDNSIIISSEDSEEDTVVSVTPDLPPC is encoded by the exons ATGGAGCCGGCACCCCCCCGGCCAcaagagcaggaggaagaggaggatttCCAGTTCGTCCTGTGCGAGGGCTGCCGGCAGGAATCGCCCAGCCTGAAGCTCCTCACCTGCCTGCACAGCCTGTGCCTGGGCTGCCTGAGCGAGAAGAAGCCGGTGGGGCAGTGCCCCGTGTGCCAGGAGCCCATCCCGCAGCCCAACGGCATCCCCGAGGTGGACAACGTGCTCTTTGCCAGCCTGCAGGCCAGGCTGCGCGTCTACCACAGGATCGTTGGCGGGGCGCTGAGCTGCAGCCGCTGCCGCAGCGAGCCAGCAGCCGTCTGGTGCTCCGAGTGCGAGGAGTTCCTGTGCCCCGGCTGCTTTGAGGACCACCAGTGGTTCTTCAAGAAGAGGAGCCACGAGGCCAGGAAGGTGGAGGAGCTGCGGGCCGAGTCGGCGCATCGCTTCCTGGAGGGCACCAAGAAGTCCTGCACCCTCTTCTGCTCCAGTCACGGCCACACCGAGCAGGGCCACATCACCAG CATCTACTGCAAGAAGTGCGAGAAGGCGCTGTGCTGCTCGTGCGCCCTGCTGGACGCCCAGCACTCACCTTTCTACTGCGACATCCGCACCGAGATCCAGCggcggcaggaggagctggcggCCGCCGGGCGGGAGCTGGCGCACCGGCGGGGCGGCTTCGAGGCGTCGCGCGCGGCGCTGCAGGAGGAGGCCGCCCGGCTGGAGGCGGCGAGCGGCGAGACGCGGGAGCTGATCCGGCAGCGCGTGGAGcagctggtgcggctggtgcgGCGCGAGGAGGccgagctgctggggctggtggagcGGCGGCGGGAGCAGGGCCGGCGGGAGCTGGCGGGGGAGCTGCGGCGCGTGGAGGGCGTGCTGCGGCGGATGGAGGCGGGCGAGCGGCTGGTGGAGAAGATGAGGCTGTACGCCACGGAGCAGGAGGTGATGGACATGCAGCCCTTCGTCAGGGAGGCGCTGCGGGAGCTGCAGCGGCTGCGGCCACCGGCGGCCAGGGGCCGAGCGCAGCACGGGGACTTCGCCGAGTGCCGCGCCAGGCTGCAGGCGCTGGCCGAGCGCGTCGAGGCGCACGCAG GTACCTCTTCCCAGGCTGTCCCCGTGGTCGAGGTGGCCCTGGAGAATGACCAG CAAGAGGAGCCCACCCAGCGTGGGAGCCCAGGCATCGTGCCCACCTTCACCATCAGCCTCGGGGACATGCAGGTGAGTGTG ctccccactgCCACCGCACGGTGCAAGCGCTGGCGGCCCCAGGTGGAAAGGGGCAGCCAGGCGTCACCCAAGGTGCTGAAGCTGGAGCACAACGCCACGGCGGATCCCAGTGAGCCCAGTTCAACCCAGCGGGACAGCAGGGGAGAGCCCAGCACCTCCGCCACCAGCCACAACTGCAGCAGCGTCCCCAAGGCTGGCAGGAGCCACGCTGATGATGCAG AAGACAACAGCATCATCATCAGCTCAGAGGACAGCGAGGAGGACACGGTGGTGAGCGTGACGCCGGACCTGCCTCCCTGCTGA